A region of Necator americanus strain Aroian chromosome I, whole genome shotgun sequence DNA encodes the following proteins:
- a CDS encoding hypothetical protein (NECATOR_CHRI.G421.T1) yields MDSIRSRQGSYGPTDGPRSSCPSVRLDSPSSALLSSGDFNRRTQHLAGLRSSDLKGISRLRDPAEYVSKAKHRWAGHIIRRIDDRWTKRTLEWIPRDAKRPRGRSPTRWGDMFAARMDQLRAQPDTAQGPRKRHLRSLRTSWMAMARKRNERKRCWGSHVQ; encoded by the exons atggacagcattcgcagccgtcagggaagctacggaccaactgacggaccaagatcttcgtgcccatctgttcgactcgacagtccttccagcgctctgttaagcagcggagac tttaaccggcgcacacaacaccttgccggtcttcgtagctccgacttaaaaGGAATATCCCGTCTTCgtgacccagcggaatatgtatcgaaagcaaaacatagatgggccggtcacatcataagaagaatcgacgatagatggactaaaagaacgctagagtggatcccaagggacgctaaacgcccccgagggagatcGCCAACAAGATGGGGTGAcatgttcgctgcacggatggaccagctgagagctcagccggatacggctcaaggacctcgtaaACGTCACttacgaagcttgagaacatcttggatggcAATGGCGAGGAAACGAAACGAgcggaagagatgctggggctcgcacgtccagtga
- a CDS encoding hypothetical protein (NECATOR_CHRI.G423.T1), with amino-acid sequence MDYEMLLRGLRACAERASEPRTTNLDRISKTTKEVLGRRRALRLDPNASHIERDLREYNIPLATLLSEDGTRMSSRREMEIITERFYSNPFRSSTPMSSPIIPTG; translated from the exons atggactacgagatgctgctcagaggattacgagcctgcgctgaacgtgcctcggagccgcgcacgacaaacttggatcggatttcgaagaccaccaaggaagtgttgggaagaagaagggccttgaggcttgatccgaatgcatcgcacattgagcg ggatctccgcgaatataatattccgctagcaaccttgctgagcgaagacgggactcgcatgtcttctcgtcgtgagatggaaatcattacggagaggttctactcgaaccctttccgttcatcaactcctatgtcaagcccgatcatccccactggctaa
- a CDS encoding hypothetical protein (NECATOR_CHRI.G422.T1) produces the protein MKLGTAPGPDFISADFLRAGGHPLHVILAAHMTSYLQKERIPDQWKTSRTVLIHKKGDREDLRNYCPICLLGVLYKVFTKIILRSISRTLDEAQPQEQAEFRQGFSCLDHIQTVSRVIEVCREYRLPLVLTFVDYEKAFDGVETNAILSALVDQGVDASYVGTLANCYDRCTTRIQLFLRPLTILIGKGVRQGDTISPKLFTAALQWIMKSLSWEERGVRVDGRFLSNLRFADDIVLFSSSTSEAETILNELNEAEKRIGLRRNRKKTQFMKNAHSWTEEFKLKAPKSWKHRHTYISDAL, from the coding sequence atgaaacttGGCACAGCCCCTGGACCTGATTtcatatcagcagactttcttcgggctggtggccatccgcttcatgtaatcttagcagcgcacatgacatcctaccttcagaaagaaaggatcccagaccagtggaagacctcgcgaaccgttcttatccataagaaaggtgaccgagaggaccttcggaactactgtccgatatgcttgctgggtgtgttatacaaagtattcaccaagatcatcctcaggagcatatctaggacgctggatgaagcccagcctcaagaacaagctgaattccgccaagggttcagctgcttggaccacatccagaccgtgtcgagggtcatagaggtttgccgggaataccgcctgccacttgttctaacctttgtcgactatgagaaagcctttgacggcgtagaaacgaatgcaatactgtcagcgctggtcgatcaaggtgtggacgcgtcgtatgtggggacattagccaactgctacgatcgatgcacgactaggatacagcttttcctccgccctctcaccatactcattggaaagggggtacgacaaggcgatactatatcgccgaagctgttcacggctgcattgcaatggataatgaaatcactatcttgggaagaaaggggcgtgcgtgttgatggaagatttctttcgaaccttcgtttcgcggacgacatcgtactcttttcgagcagtaccagtgaagcagaaacgatacTCAACGAATTAAACGAAGcagagaagagaataggactacgaagaaacagaaagaagacacagttcatgaagaacgcccactcATGGACGGAGGAGTTCAagttgaaggctcccaaatcgtggaaacaccgtcatacgtatatctCGGACGCTCTATGA